In Pyxicephalus adspersus chromosome 12, UCB_Pads_2.0, whole genome shotgun sequence, a genomic segment contains:
- the LOC140341800 gene encoding LOW QUALITY PROTEIN: alpha-1-antitrypsin-like (The sequence of the model RefSeq protein was modified relative to this genomic sequence to represent the inferred CDS: inserted 2 bases in 1 codon), protein MRVLLCLSGLALLWLVVFAGPHKDKGKKHDHKDGHEKKGDHQNHDHHQHHDHHHDHHKVSDSSTKFAFDLYRQVAADHPEDNIALSPISISTALAFVSLGAKSKTHDQILEGIGFNISETREKEIHDAFHHLLDELNADDRELRLDSGNGLFIGQTWKILNDFLEKAKNYRSEAFTVNFEDNEEVKEQINSYIEKXKQGKLVEVLSSVDKQAALILVNFIYFRGKWEKPFDPQHTKEGDFHVNRNLTVKVPFMTRTGNYKVAKLDEAIVVSLPYKGNASAIFILPKEDKMKEVEQNLGDIMQKYKKSAQREYVRSGDVGRGRKWKEDGSAQCFLHNRAKTDNRKAQDATRKPPHGSAEDKQLDRAQGHIRYNNNISVPTSAHLSIPKISISASINLKEVLSKLGIVDVFSNSADLSRITGAPNLKISQAVHKAKINMDEIGTEAAGTTVLEIIPMKMPVVINFNRSFLLTIYDTNTETNLFMGKLVNPAQ, encoded by the exons ATGAGGGTTCTATTGTGCCTGAGTGGCTTGGCTTTACTTTGGTTGGTGGTCTTTGCTGGCCCCCACAAGGATAAGGGAAAGAAACATGATCACAAAGATGGCCATGAAAAGAAAGGTGATCACCAAAACCATGACCATCACCAACACCATGACCATCACCATGACCATCACAAAGTGTCTGACAGCAGCACAAAATTTGCATTTGACCTCTACAGACAAGTAGCAGCTGACCATCCAGAAGACAACATTGCCCTTTCCCCAATCAGCATATCTACAGCATTGGCATTCGTGTCCCTTGGCGCCAAGAGCAAAACTCATGACCAGATCTTAGAAGGCATTGGTTTTAACATTTCTGAGACTCGAGAGAAAGAAATCCATGATGCCTTCCACCATCTGCTGGATGAGCTAAATGCTGATGACAGAGAGCTGCGACTTGACAGCGGGAATGGGCTTTTTATAGGTCAGACATGGAAAATCCTTAATGACTTTCTGGAGAAAGCTAAAAACTACCGATCAGAAGCATTCACTGTGAACTTTGAGGATAATGAGGAGGTCAAGGAACAAATCAACAgctacattgaaaa aaaacaaggcaaactCGTTGAAGTGCTGAGCAGTGTAGACAAGCAAGCGGCTTTAATTCTtgttaatttcatttattttagag GAAAGTGGGAAAAACCATTCGACCCTCAACATACCAAAGAAGGCGATTTTCATGTAAATAGGAATCTTACTGTGAAGGTACCTTTCATGACTCGGACTGGTAATTATAAGGTGGCCAAACTGGATGAAGCCATCGTTGTATCTCTCCCCTACAAAGGGAATGCCTCTGCAATATTCATTCTACCCAAAGAAGACAAAATGAAGGAAGTGGAGCAAAACCTGGGAGACATaatgcagaaatataaaaagtCTGCTCAAAGAGAGTA tgtgagatcaggtgatgtgggCAGAGGCAGGAAGTGGAAGGAAGATGGTAGCGCCCAGTGTTTCCTCCATAACAGAGCGAAGACGGATAACAGGAAGGCACAGGATGCGACCAGAAAACCTCCACATGGATCTGCCGAAGATaag CAATTGGATAGAGCTCAAGGACACATACGGTATAACAACAATATTTCTGTCCCCACATCCGCACATTTGAGCATCCCCAAGATCTCTATTTCTGCTTCCATCAACTTAAAAGAAGTACTAAGTAAACTTGGAATAGTCGATGTGTTTTCCAACAGTGCTGATCTTTCTAGAATCACTGGGGCTCCTAACCTGAAAATTTCACAg gCTGTTCATAAAGCTAAGATCAATATGGATGAGATAGGAACAGAGGCCGCTGGGACCACTGTTTTAGAAATTATTCCAATGAAGATGCCTGTTGTTATTAATTTTAACCGTTCATTCTTACTTACTATATATGACACCAACACCGAAACTAACCTGTTCATGGGTAAACTTGTAAACCCAGCACAATAA